GGGCTTGCCGACATCCGAGACCTACATATACCGGATGGTTTATCACCAACGGAATTTGCAGAGGCTGTACGCGATACGCTTTTATTGATGCCAGCGTTTAAACACATCATTGACCGCATCCCCCAGGGGCTAACAGACTCTGCTGGCACTACGCTTGTCACAGAAATACGCCCTGACCTAAATCAGTCCAATGCTGCCCTTCAATGGCGCATCGTCAGGGACTGGATTTCGGTGTTTTTCCAGAGAGACTTTGAAGTCGCGCCGGACTCTTTTGTAACACGCTTACGTTCTCGATAATGGACAGTGAAGTTTCGCGTATCGGCTGGCGCTCATTTATTCCAACCTTGTAAATCTGTCGATACTCACCACCTTTGGCACCATTCGTCCAGAGTTCCCTTGAAGCATCAATACAATCTGCCGGTCATGGTTTGGGCCGTAGCTGACATGAAATGATTGATGGTCTTCTCCGTAGAAATATAACCGATCAAACGGAGTATTTCTCACCACCCACTGAGCTACTTCCAACAAGCTTTCATCCTCAACGAAAAAATCGCATGCAGCACCTAGTCGCGGACAGATTGGATTTCCTAACCGATTGAGTTCATGAGCTGCATGTTGATCCCGCTTTGGATCAATGCGTCCTGGAATTTTTCTGGCCAACTCTGGAGAGCAGAAGCCATAGGTCAACTGAATCATCCCGAAATAATCGATCACGGGATCCAGAATATTGACTGCAAGATCATAGAGAGCGTTGTAGCTCTCCGGCTGTAATGGCAGGTTGGCAAGTCCGGTGGACGCCTGGGTCTCACCGCATTCAATAAGCTGACGGAAAGTGAGGAATTGGCCGCATGGATCGTCCAGGTCTGGAACGCTGCGTGAACGGGCCAACTCAAATCCTTCAATCATCCAGCGATGGCGCGCCAGTTGACTCAGAAAGGCGTCGGGCGCTGGCCCATATCCGGACAGGTTAATCGTTCCCAACGATTCTAACGCCTCTTCGAAAGCCAGTTGCTCTGGATAGTTCGGAAACTCCTCATTGATGTAGCGGGACTTGCGGAACAGGAATGGCGGTGCGTATGCATCACCATAGGCAAAATATTCGATATCCTGCTCCCGGAGTTTTATTTTGACCCTTTCGACCATTCGAGGAAGTGGCATTCCCTCGAAGTCGTCATAGCGCATCAGGCTCACCTTGCCAGAGCGGATGTGAATTTTTACCAATTCAGCGTTCCGATAGTCGCCATAGAGTAAAGCAGCACACCCAACATAGACCCGTAATAGTGGTTGGAGTTGCTCTACCATGCTCACATGAAGTTGCAGTGACTCCCCTGGCTCCAACCAGCCCAGGCCACGTTCCGCCGCTTCCTCGCATGCCTGTGCGATGGCGTTGACATCTGCAATCTGAAACAATAAGGCTCGAGACTGAGCTTGGGCCGTTCCGTAGTCTCCAAAGAACTGCTTGATGTCTCGTTGTAAGCCGCGCTCCAAATGCTTGTAAGGTCGACGACGTTCAAACTGGTTCAACGCAAAATATACTTCCAAATCCGCAACCCGCATCTCAGCGGCGCACTTGACCTCAGCACAATCTTTCCGCCCCTCCAAAAAACGTAGGGCTTTCGGGAGAGATCCAAACGCCTCCGTCAGCGCTAACAAGTCTTTCACCTCCGACTTGTCCGGTTTGCGACCAAGCGCAAGCCAATGAGTCCAAAGGCGCTCAAGCGGTTCTCGGTGGGCTTCGTATCGTTCTGCTGAGCGGTCACGACGCGGTTTCTTTACTGTTTCCCGGGGTCGATGTGATGGAGATTGAAGCCGGTTGTGCTTGCTCCGATACCGATCCATCAGAAAGCGCTGTTCAGAATCCTTGTCACGGAATACAAAAAGAACTCCAGGCGCTACTGGGATAGGTTCTTCATCAAGAACCTTCTCCAAAAACGCTTTAATCTCGGATTGGGTGAAGTATTTCTGGAAGGTTCCGCGTGAGGTCATCACGCCATCACGAAACCTCTCGCCACGAGGATCGTTCTGATTTGCCAGCATTACGGACACCACCAGCAGACGTTCTGCCAACGACCATGCTCTGGTCAGCGCCTCAACGCGTTCATCAAAGTCTTCAATGACGTTGATCACGAATCCCAGGTTGACTATGTCCGCTGACGCAACAGGGTTGTCCGGCGCGAAATAGGGATCCCATCCTACCGCCGATAAACCGTTCTCGATCAACCCGCGTACATCATCCCCACGCCCACAACCGTAATCAAATAACCGGTGGCGACCATCCAAAAAACCATAGCGCGCCAGCGACTGTATTGGGGCTGAAAAACCGTAACGCACCAGGGCCGTCAGGTGTCGAGACGCCTCCCAATCGGAGTGGAGCACTGTTGGCTCTTGTTCACATCCTTCAGTCGACTCATCGTTTCCAATCGGAACCAGAGAGTAGTCTTCGATTCTGTATCCTTTTTCACGGACCAACGCCATCCATTGGCGGCGGTAACCAATACGCTTTGGCTCGTCGAACAACCCGATGGATTCAGCGGTACTGGTCAATTCCTCGCATCTCTGCCGAAGCGGATCACTTGGCAAAAGGAGTAACTCTTTGCGATGCAGGATTGGGGGGTTCAGAGAATCGGCATAGGTACGGTATCCCACTGTTGAACGGTCAAAATCTACCAACCAACTTTCACGCAGCGAAGGGAACGGATCGTCGGAAAATTCTGGATAATTGAGCAGAGCAATGGAAAGGCCATCCTCATCAAATCGCACCAGATTAAAGTTCTTGTGCGGCTTGATGTTGGCCAGCCGCTCTGCTTCAGACACACGCGCCATCCACTTGGCGTCCAGCTTGGGTAAAGCATCGACATGCAAATATGTCTGACCGCCAACGACCTTTCTCGGAGCTGACTCCATAAAATCCTGACCCTATTCTTGACGTCCGTCCACGCTTCACTCAACCATCAAGGCAAACAAGTTCCTCTGCTCTGGCCATAGAAGCCAGTGTTTATGCTATCTTTCACGCATAGTCGTGAAAAGGATCTTAAGCCGCCTCCCGGTAATAGGATCGGATAATCCCCCCGAGAGCCTCCTTGCTCCGGACCGGGCCTGTCTTTTGCGGCCTGAAATCCACGTTCAGGACGTTGTTGCCGATGCCATGGCCCTGATGC
The Magnetococcales bacterium genome window above contains:
- a CDS encoding DNA phosphorothioation-associated putative methyltransferase; protein product: MESAPRKVVGGQTYLHVDALPKLDAKWMARVSEAERLANIKPHKNFNLVRFDEDGLSIALLNYPEFSDDPFPSLRESWLVDFDRSTVGYRTYADSLNPPILHRKELLLLPSDPLRQRCEELTSTAESIGLFDEPKRIGYRRQWMALVREKGYRIEDYSLVPIGNDESTEGCEQEPTVLHSDWEASRHLTALVRYGFSAPIQSLARYGFLDGRHRLFDYGCGRGDDVRGLIENGLSAVGWDPYFAPDNPVASADIVNLGFVINVIEDFDERVEALTRAWSLAERLLVVSVMLANQNDPRGERFRDGVMTSRGTFQKYFTQSEIKAFLEKVLDEEPIPVAPGVLFVFRDKDSEQRFLMDRYRSKHNRLQSPSHRPRETVKKPRRDRSAERYEAHREPLERLWTHWLALGRKPDKSEVKDLLALTEAFGSLPKALRFLEGRKDCAEVKCAAEMRVADLEVYFALNQFERRRPYKHLERGLQRDIKQFFGDYGTAQAQSRALLFQIADVNAIAQACEEAAERGLGWLEPGESLQLHVSMVEQLQPLLRVYVGCAALLYGDYRNAELVKIHIRSGKVSLMRYDDFEGMPLPRMVERVKIKLREQDIEYFAYGDAYAPPFLFRKSRYINEEFPNYPEQLAFEEALESLGTINLSGYGPAPDAFLSQLARHRWMIEGFELARSRSVPDLDDPCGQFLTFRQLIECGETQASTGLANLPLQPESYNALYDLAVNILDPVIDYFGMIQLTYGFCSPELARKIPGRIDPKRDQHAAHELNRLGNPICPRLGAACDFFVEDESLLEVAQWVVRNTPFDRLYFYGEDHQSFHVSYGPNHDRQIVLMLQGNSGRMVPKVVSIDRFTRLE